In Botrytis cinerea B05.10 chromosome 6, complete sequence, the following proteins share a genomic window:
- the Bcgit1 gene encoding Bcgit1: protein MAEKETSVEIAPSLHTNHPATPPSEEIIPQKSKQSLSDKFTIFAAGAALVSDGYFNNIMTMSNVILKKQYPKEYTAATSTRVSNSLLVGEIFGQVTIGLTCDYFGRKFAIITTTLMIVFGGILATASKGVTIEGMFWMMTVARGIIGFGVGGEYPASSTSASEAANEHAPKNRGPIFILVTNLPLSFGGPLAVSIFLIVLAACDYQHYNTVWRVCFGIGCILPLSVFYFRIKMLNSTLYRKGAIKKNVPYKLVLRYYWKSLIGTCGAWFLYDFVTFPNGVFSGTIIASVVPSDPSTVVLKTGEWNLLLGVIALPGVIIGALLCDRIGRKNTMMIGFFGYLMFGLIIGLSYHKITKIVPLFVVFYGLMQSSGNLGPGDMLGLISSETYATSVRGTCYGISAALGKVGAAVGTQAFTPIQTNLGKQWTFIIAAICGVVGIAVTYFFVEDITGEDLSIRDENFRKFLVANGWNGEMGEADLKASAEEGVVTEVEVEGK from the exons ATGGCGGAAAAGGAAACGAGTGTTGAGATAGCCCCATCTTTACACACAAATCATCCTGCGACACCACCGTCCGAGGAAATAATCCCCCAAAAATCTAAACAGTCTCTTTCGGACAAATTCACGATT TTTGCGGCCGGAGCTGCTTTGGTCTCAGATGGCTacttcaacaacatcatgACGATGTCAAACGTCATTCTCAAGAAACAATATCCGAAAGAGTATACCGCAGCAACAAGTACTCGTGTTTCTAATTCCCTTTTGGTTGGTGAGATCTTCGGTCAAGTGACCATTGGGCTCACTTGCGACTACTTTGGAAGAAAATTTGCTATTATTACTACGACTTTGATGATCGTATTTGGTGGCATATTAGCCACAGCCTCCAAAGGCGTTACAATAGAAGG CATGTTTTGGATGATGACTGTTGCGAGAGGTATTATAGGATTTGGCGTTGGTG GTGAATATCCAGCATCTTCTACCTCCGCCTCTGAAGCCGCCAATGAGCATGCCCCCAAAAATCGCGGGCCTATCTTTATTCTTGTCACCAACCTTCCACTATCTTTTGGTGGTCCACTGGCCGTCTCGATATTTCTTATTGTACTCGCAGCGTGTGACTACCAGCATTATAACACTGTATGGCGAGTATGCTTCGGAATTGGTTGCATTCTTCCATTATCAGTCTTCTACTTCCGGATCAAGATGCTTAATAGTACACTTTACCGCAAGGGAGCCATCAAGAAAAATGTCCCATACAAACTCGTACTACGCTACTACTGGAAATCACTCATCGGAACATGCGGCGCATGGTTTCTTTATGATTTTGTAACATTCCCCAATGGTGTTTTTTCAGGCACAATTATTGCTTCGGTAGTTCCCTCCGACCCAAGTACCGTCGTACTCAAAACTGGAGAATGGAATCTCTTACTCGGAGTCATCGCATTACCCGGTGTCATTATTGGTGCATTGCTTTGTGATCGCATTGGCCGGAAAAACACAATGATGATTGGTTTCTTCGGATATCTGATGTTTGGTCTTATCATCGGATTATCGTACCATAAAATCACAAAGATCGTCCCCCTCTTTGTGGTTTTCTATGGCTTGATGCAAAGTTCGGGAAACTTAGGGCCAGGTGACATGTTAGGACTTATCTCTTCCGAAACCTACGCGACATCCGTTAGAGGAACTTGTTATGGAATATCTGCCGCTCTGGGCAAAGTAGGAGCGGCAGTTGGTACCCAAGCTTTCACTCCAATCCAAACAAACTTGGGTAAGCAGTGGACATTCATTATCGCGGCTATTTGTGGCGTGGTGGGAATCGCGGTCACTTATTTCTTCGTGGAAGATATTACGGGAGAGGATTTAAGTATTAGAGATGAGAATTTCAGAAAGTTCTTGGTAGCGAATGGCTGGAATGGCGAAATGGGAGAGGCAGATCTGAAGGCTTCGGCGGAAGAAGGTGTTGTTACGGAAGTAGAGGTAGAAGGAAAGTAG
- the Bcgar1 gene encoding Bcgar1: MADTRFKLNTGAEIPALGLGTWQSEPGAVAKAVAYALSVGYKHIDCAYVYGNEEEVGQGLKEAFASGVKREDIFITTKLWCTYHTRVEEALDKSLKRLGLDYVDLYLMHWPVPMNPDGNHELFPKHPDGSRDLQTEWSHTQTWQELEKVSKTGKTKAIGVSNYSVKNLEELFSKATITPAVNQIENHPSLPQQEIYDLCKSKGIHITAYSPLGSTGSPLFTAAPIVEVAKKRDVPPASILLSYHVARGSSVLAKSVTLERIKANMNIVKLDDADMKILNDYSDDLKKNGKLMRYVFPAFGVDLGFPDRKP; this comes from the exons ATGGCTGATACAAGATTCAAGCTCAACACCGGTGCCGAGATTCCGGCATTAGGACTCGGTACATGGCAATCTGAGCCGGGCGCAGTCGCGAAAGCCGTTGCTTACGCACTGTCAGTTGGATACAAACATATCGATTGCG CATATGTCTACGGAAACGAAGAGGAAGTAGGACAAGGACTCAAGGAAGCTTTCGCATCTGGAGTAAAGAGAGAGGATATCTTCATTACTACCAAATTATGGTGCACATATCATACACGAGTCGAAGAGGCTCTTGATAAGAGTTTGAAGAGGTTGGGATTGGATTATGTCGATTTATATTTGATGCATTGGCCAGTTCCTATGAACCCAGATG GAAACCACGAATTGTTCCCCAAACATCCCGATGGCTCCCGCGATCTTCAAACAGAATGGTCCCACACCCAAACATGGCAAGAACTCGAGAAAGTTTCCAAGACCGGTAAGACCAAGGCTATCGGAGTTTCGAATTACAGTGTAAAGAACCTGGAAGAATTGTTTTCCAAGGCTACTATCACTCCAGCCGTCAACCAAATTGAAAATCACCCTTCATTGCCTCAGCAGGAAATTTACGATTTGTGCAAGTCAAAGGGAATCCACATCACAGCTTACAGTCCTCTTGGAAGCACTGGTAGCCCATTGTTTACTGCTGCCCCGATTGTCGAGGTTGCCAAGAAGAGGGATGTACCACCAGCTTCAATATTGCTTAGCTACCATG TTGCTCGGGGAAGCTCGGTCCTCGCAAAGTCCGTTACTCTTGAAAGAATAAAGGCAAACATGAACATCGTAAAATTGGACGATGCGGACATGAAGATCTTAAACGATTACTCAGACGACctgaagaagaatggaaaactcATGCGATATGTGTTCCCAGCATTCGGCGTTGACTTGGGATTCCCAGATAGAAAGCCTTAG